In Candidatus Margulisiibacteriota bacterium, the genomic stretch GATACGCTGCGGCAAAGCTCCGGCGGCGTAAATCACCGTCCGGCTCTGGATAATCCGGCCGCCATCCAGCGTCACGGCAAAAATATCGCCCAGCTTATTTATTTTGGCGGCGATGCCGTATTCGATTGGCACACCGATTTTTTCGACTTGCTTTTGCAGTAAATTGCCCAGTTCCAGGCCGCTGATCGAGAGCTGTGTCGGCCAATTTTCGACTAATTCCGAGGTGGTGATCACGCCGCCCGGGATCTGCGGCTCCAGCGCCAGCGTGTTCAGGCCGGCGCGCCCCGCGTAAATAGCCGCGGTCAATCCGGCCATACCGCCGCCAATGATCAGCGTGTCGAGCGTCTCGTACTGTTCAGCGGTCTGGCGTGGCTTAACTTCAGTCTGGACTTGCATAAGATTATGATAATACTTTTCTGTATAAATACGCAAATTTATGGTATATATGTCAGGCAACGCAACCATCTAAGGCTTATATTGTAGATTTATGCTTAAAAAATTTATTATCATTTCTTCTTTTATTTTGCTAATGTTCGGAGTCGCTCTGGGTGATAGTGTTCCGATAGAACTGTTTATTGAAGATACCTTAATGTATCCAGATAACAAGATCGACCTTGCACTGGTCAAGCTAACTATAGATAAAGAAATCGATAATACTATAGACATCGATTATTACATGGCAGAGTTGGATAAGATGGCGGATCTGGTTAAGAAAATGCTGCCCAAAAATCCGACCAGCATGGAAAGGCTGGATACACTAAAAAAATATTTGTATGAACCAGGAGAATGGAATGATTATAAAATATATAGTTATGACTTAGACAATCCCGAAGGGACAATATTAGCTAATAAATTGCTGCCAAACTATCTAAAAACAAGAAAAGGTGATTGTGTGTCAATGCCGATATTGTTTTTGCTTTTGGGAAAGAAAATCGGATTAAATGTGGCCTTGGCTCTAGCTCCAGCACATTGTTTCATACGATACACAGATGCTGAGTCTGGGAAAGTACTAAATATCGAAACAACCAATGGTGGATCAATAAATCGAGACGTTTGGTATATTGAAGAGTGTAATATTCCGGAAGTGTCTGTAAAAAATAAAGTCTATCTTCAGGATCTTACCAGTAAAGAAACAGTAGTAGTAATGGTAGGAGCTTTAGAGCACCACTATACCGACGAGAAAAAATATAGCAAGGTTTTAGCGTTATGTAATTTATCATTGCTGCATTGTCCGCAGTTTATCACCGCAATAACGGCCAAAGGAAATATTTATTCGCATATTTTAGATGCTGAGCTTGAAAAAAGAGGGTATACCCGGGAAAATATAAACGAAAAAATCACAGCTAAAGATGAAAAAGATCTTAATTTAATATATCGTTCCCATATTTATTGGTTTCATTTAGCAGAAAGGCTTGGCTGGAGACAGGAAACTCCAGAACAAAAAGAGAAGTATTTAAAAGGTGTAGAAGCAGAAAAAGAGTATCAAAAACAATTATTAAAAAACAAACAATATAGTTCATTATATCGTATGCCTTATACTGCCAGGTTTATTGGCAGAGACAAAGTTACACTGGAAGACGATCCAGCTAATTATTTTGGCGCTAATCCGTATGTGTTTGTGAATAATAATCCGATGAGATATACAGACCCGGATGGGAGAATCATTTTTGTAGGAGACGATACAGATCGATTTCTTAATAGATATGGTATTAAGACTGATAGCGTTATGCGGTATGAGAAATCTATTAAATATATAGGGCAATCTGAAGCAGGAAGAAATTTAGTAAACCGTCTTGAAAATTCAGAACAAGCTTTTTATATAAAATTTAATGATAAAAATGACCTGTCGTATAACTCTAAAATACAAACGATAAATTATGATCCCAATAGTGGATTAAAAACTAATTTGAATCGCGGTATACAAAGTCCTGCACTTGGATTAGCTCACGAAATGGGACATGCTGTACAACATTTAGATAATAATCTTAGTAATAGGAGTGTATATAGTATTGAAAATGAAAATTTACGTAAAGTAGAAACACCCATAGCAATAGATTTGAAAGAACCCGTCAGATTAAATTACGATGATCATTTAGGTACAGTTAGCGTGGCTGATCCTACATACTCAATAATTGCCCCTTTAAAAGATTAAACGATGCGACATTTACTAATAATTTGTATATTATTAGTGGCTAACTTATGTTCTCATAGTGAACCACTAAAAAAGATGTATACTGTAAAAGGATATTATATACCAAATTATATACTTACAAGGTATCCTTATTCTTGTAATGATGTAAAGAGAAACAGGTATGTGTATTATGAAAAGAGAATTACTCAAGAAGAACTAGGAAATATTCAATCGAATTTGGGCAGATTAGAATTAATAGAAAAAAATATGGCTATCAATAATTATCGTCAAGTAATTGAAATAATTGCTGGGGATAAATGTATCTTGACTATATGTTTTGATGCAGATGCTGTTATTTCTGTAAATGATAGGTTTTATCTTTATGATGACGAAGTATATAATTACTTCTTTTTAGACTATAATGAAAAATGATATAGTAAGAGGTAATATATCTTTATTTACCTCGGCTATATGTTTGCCGCATTAATTCATATAACATATATAAACCCTATATAAAAAATAAACTTTCTGTATAAATACGCAAATTTATGATATATATACTCTAGGTATGCGTGTTTATGCTGGCTAAACTTGTAAAATACAAAGAACGTTTTGAGGCCGTGGTTCATCAGGCAGCGCAGGCTGATCTGGATAGGATTTTTCGTAGCGCCCAAACCGGCCAATCTTTTCAAGACTATCTAAAAGAATTATGGCAGGAAGAAACTGATTTAGAGTTTTATGTCATGCTTGGAAAAATCACCGGCAAACCGCTCACCGAAGAAACCCGTTATCTCTATGAGGAAGCTGAGGTGCTGGCGCTGCTGGAAAAACACGGTCTGGCGGATGTTTTTGATAAACTTTTTATCCGCCGTTACAAAGGCTACTGCTGGATACGCTCGCAGGCTGTTCATCCTGAGCCGCTGGAAAAAATCGTCGCCGCTCTGGTCAAACATTATCGGGAAAATAACAGCGTTGATAAATTGCTGAAAGCCAGCCGCGTCCTAAAACTGCTGGACGAAAAATCGGTCAACGCCGCGATCAAAACAGCCAGAAAACAACTGACCGCGCGCAAAAGAGCGCTCATCAATACTTTTATTATACGCTGTCAGCAGGCCAGGATCGAACTGCCGGAGTCTATCTTCGGCGCCGGCCGGCTGGCCGCGGACGAAGAGCCCGGTGAGGAAACGCTGGATTTTTTGCAAACGCTGATCCGGCTCTATAATGAAAAAGATTCCATAATACTTCTCAATCCTCACGGCAGACAAATACTCATCAACAATGCTGTTTTTTACGAAAACTCCTGGCCGACCGAACATTTGCTCGAGGCTTTTCCCGTGCTAAAAATTCCAGCTGTTGCCTTTTTTTCCCAATATAAAGTTAATTTTTCCAAATACAATCTTCACAAAAACTCGCAGACTTTTGATCTGTTTTTTGAACGGATCAGCCCGACTCATGCCGTGCCCAAATTAAATACCAGCAACACAGAAAAAATTCTTTTGCGCTGCTTCGACAGAGGCACGCGCCAAAACTTTATCAGCCTGCTGCACGATATGCAGGAAATGCGCCGCGCCGAGCTCAAACGCCGCGGCGCGCGGCAGAGCAAAGCGCTGAAAAATACCCTGAGCTATTTTCTGCCGAAAATTTTGTCCGAAAAATTAATGTTCCTTTTGCACGCCGGAGAAAAATACAGCGAGTGGCTGCAGGAGGCGCCGGAATACGACGACAAACTGCGGCAATGGCTGTCCGCGGAAAACCTGCCGGACAAACTCCAGAATTACTGGGAAATGCTCAGCCTTAGAGAAATTTATCATTATTATTTTCGTTACCCGGACACCAACGCGCCTCTACCCTGGGACGAACAGCTCATACGCAGTTTTATTCAAGAAAGTTTTACCCAGCAGCAACCTTTGGAAAATATTATGACCATCTATGACAAACACAAATTTAACAGCAAAAACGCTAATGCGCTCTTTGCCCTTTATGCTTTTTTCAGCAATCCCGCAGGCTTTGCGGACTATCAAACCCAGCTAATGCAGCAGCGTGATGAGCATAATAAAATCGGCCGGCTGCCGCCCGGGACGACGCCTCAGCCATAATGCGCTAAAATCCCTTCATGGCGGAAACGCAGCGTCTTGTTTTTGCTTTGTTATCATAATTATGATAAAATAATGACTATAATAAATCTGGTTGAAAAGGAGTTAACCGCTATGCCGCAAATCCGTCCTGTGTCCGATCTGCGCAATCATTTTGCCGAAATTTCTGAAACAGTGCATAAGAACGGCCTGCCGTTATTTTTGACCAAAAATGGACATGGTGACATGGTGGTCATGAGCATGGATACTTATGAAAATAAGTTCTTTGCAGCAGAAATATATCTAAAACTCAAAGAGGCGGAAATAGAGGCTAAATCCAGTAAAAAACGGCTTTCCCACGCGGAAGTATTTTCTGCTTTGCGCCAAAAACTAACTCAGCTTAAAAATGTTTAAAATCCGCTATTTACCGTTAGCTCATCAGGATTTAGAAGACACCTTAGATTATTTCGCCCGAATCCTACAATCCGCGCAAGCAGCGGAAAGTTTTTTAAATACTGTCGAAAAAACGATCCAACTTTTGAAAAACTTTCCTTTTTGCCATAAATATTTCCAGCATTTTACGCTACAATAACCGCCTATGCGTCAGCGTCTCGATAAATGGCTCAGCCAAAAACACGGTGTCAGCCGCGCGCAGGCCGCAAGCCTGATCGACCGCGGTCTGGTTATCTGGCCAGCGGCGGAGAAAAAATTAAAAAATTCGCTGCCTTTGACCGCTGAGGAATTCGCGCGGTGCCAGGTCTCTCTGCCGCCGGCCAAGAAAACAGATCTGCAGGCGCAAAATATTCCGCTCAAAATAATTTACGAAGACCAAGACTTGATCGTGGTGCATAAGCCGGCAGGTCTGGTCGTGCATCCGGCCTGCGGCAATCCCGCCAATACGCTGGTCAATGCCCTGCTGTATCATTGCCGCGGTCTGTCTGGCCTCAACGGCCAGGAAAGGCCG encodes the following:
- a CDS encoding type II toxin-antitoxin system Phd/YefM family antitoxin, with amino-acid sequence MPQIRPVSDLRNHFAEISETVHKNGLPLFLTKNGHGDMVVMSMDTYENKFFAAEIYLKLKEAEIEAKSSKKRLSHAEVFSALRQKLTQLKNV
- a CDS encoding type II toxin-antitoxin system RelE/ParE family toxin; the encoded protein is MFKIRYLPLAHQDLEDTLDYFARILQSAQAAESFLNTVEKTIQLLKNFPFCHKYFQHFTLQ